Proteins encoded within one genomic window of Longimicrobiaceae bacterium:
- a CDS encoding LytTR family DNA-binding domain-containing protein: protein MTPGGAMEPVRTLIVDDEPLARTGVAAMLRGDPEVAVVGECADGREAVRAIDAMRPDLVLLDVQMPELDGFGVVREVGPERMPVVVFLTAFDRYALQAFEAHALDYVLKPFTDARFHAAIGRAKEQVRQRRMGALGDRLVALMGGAPVLPAAPRPVSRILVRETGRVTFVRVEEIDWIEAQDYYARLHVGGRAHLVRETLQELEAQLDPGRFVRVHRSAIVALDRVREVRPDFAGRYVIVLVDGTRVPLSRRRREAFERALGQSL, encoded by the coding sequence GTGACGCCCGGGGGAGCGATGGAGCCCGTGCGCACGCTGATCGTGGACGACGAGCCGCTGGCCCGTACCGGCGTTGCCGCCATGCTGCGCGGCGACCCGGAGGTGGCGGTGGTGGGGGAGTGCGCGGACGGGCGCGAGGCGGTGCGCGCGATCGACGCCATGCGGCCGGACCTGGTGCTGCTGGACGTGCAGATGCCGGAGCTGGACGGCTTCGGTGTCGTGCGCGAGGTGGGGCCGGAGAGGATGCCGGTGGTCGTCTTCCTCACCGCGTTCGACCGCTACGCCCTGCAGGCGTTCGAGGCGCACGCTCTCGACTACGTGCTCAAGCCCTTCACCGACGCCCGCTTCCACGCGGCGATCGGGCGCGCCAAGGAGCAGGTGCGCCAGCGCCGAATGGGCGCGCTGGGAGACCGGCTGGTGGCGCTGATGGGAGGCGCGCCGGTCCTGCCCGCCGCGCCGCGTCCCGTCTCCCGCATCCTGGTCCGGGAGACGGGACGGGTCACCTTCGTCCGCGTGGAGGAGATCGACTGGATCGAGGCGCAGGACTACTACGCCCGGCTGCACGTGGGCGGACGGGCGCACCTCGTCCGCGAGACGCTGCAGGAACTGGAGGCGCAGCTCGACCCGGGGCGCTTCGTGCGCGTGCACCGCTCCGCGATCGTCGCGCTCGACCGCGTGCGGGAGGTGCGCCCCGACTTCGCGGGGCGGTACGTGATCGTCCTGGTGGACGGCACCCGGGTCCCGCTGAGCCGCCGCCGCCGGGAAGCTTTCGAGCGCGCGCTGGGGCAGTCGCTCTGA